The following proteins are encoded in a genomic region of Gossypium hirsutum isolate 1008001.06 chromosome D05, Gossypium_hirsutum_v2.1, whole genome shotgun sequence:
- the LOC107905143 gene encoding kinesin-like protein KIN-14R: MAESQIPKSHLQLSKIQSPNSRPCSLLNCEQDTMNSEFENENQEDEVDSTLCFSGSRLIKSGFETSEFSDTAVMFVNAGGGALKKEGTSGVDVCGDKFFEGGDVLRTIESINGGGDMPPIYQSARFGNVTYRFNDFPPGDYLVDLHFAEIVNTNGPKGMRVFDVFIQEDKVLSELDVYSIVGANKPLQVVDIRASVGASREIVVRFESVCGSPIVNGVCIKRATELADKVSRLNCDYLVCNNCDAEIEISSPLKKHMKMKSTVKYEKKIEELKNLCQLKTDECYEAWMSLTTSNEQLENVRMELDNKFFQNLNLDRALEQQAAKLKDISTKYQCDKRLWVDSIIELERKIKIIKQEHSLLSNKAHDCADSIPELNKMIFAVQALVAQCEDLKLRLNEEQAMRKKLHNQIQEAKGKIRVFCRCRPLSDDEASAGHTTIVDFSAAKDGDIGILTGSSMKKIFKFDRVYTPKDDQVSVFADASPVVTSVLDGYNVCIFAYGQTGTGKTFTMEGTGQNRGVNYRTLEQLFKLIEERKEISTFSISVSVLEVYNEQIRDLLATEPASKRLGIRQASEGFHHVPGIVEAKVENIKEVWNVLQAGNNARAIGSNNVNEHSSRSHCMLCILVKAKNLITGECTKSKLWLLDLAGSERLAKTEVQGDRLKEAQNINRSLSALGDVISALANKSSHIPYRNSKLTHLLQDSLGGDSKTLMFVQISPSEQDLGETLSSLNFASRVRGVELGPTKKQVDTAELQKLKQMLDKAKQELKSKDDALRKSVENFHNLEDKAKAKGQLCKTQEEKLNELENQLSSKAELCKQLERQLWQLSERMMEKEEICSNSQLKVVELENKLKEHVQNQTASLSLQRKVKKLEDILKERTREFELHSGTLQQKVKELENKLKMERESGGSQQKGNELEQKLRQHQEQTMRPGLSYSAEKSQVTPIETIYGMNPPTRRSLNSNGRRMNEMGSDLLKGTESLRELRRKRQIESKGIENNVLLSSALVEKKVWSETNKARQIEQWPCRITRSGKSVNSVEKSFTGNRINWDQGKEPRESSNKLKMWLR; encoded by the exons ATGGCAGAATCTCAAATCCCTAAATCTCATCTCCAACTCTCCAAGATCCAAAGCCCAAATTCCAGGCCTTGCAGTTTGCTTAACTGTGAACAAGATACTATGAATTCTGAGTTCGAGAATGAGAATCAAGAAGATGAAGTGGATTCGACACTCTGCTTTTCTGGTTCAAGATTGATTAAATCTGGTTTTGAAACCTCTGAATTTTCag ACACTGCTGTTATGTTTGTAAATGCTGGAGGAGGGGCTTTAAAGAAAGAAGGAACGAGCGGAGTTGATGTTTGTGGAGATAAATTTTTCGAAGGAGGGGATGTTTTGCGAACCATTGAAAGCATCAATGGTGGTGGCGATATGCCACCCATTTATCAATCAGCACGCTTTGGAAACGTCACTTACCGATTCAATGATTTCCCCCCGGGGGACTATTTGGTTGATCTTCATTTTGCTGAAATTGTGAACACCAATGGACCTAAAGGAATGAGAGtttttgatgtcttcattcaagaAGACAAG GTATTGTCTGAACTTGATGTATACTCTATTGTTGGAGCAAACAAGCCATTACAAGTGGTTGATATTAGAGCTTCCGTGGGGGCGAGCAGGGAGATTGTTGTAAGGTTTGAAAGTGTCTGTGGAAGCCCAATAGTTAATGGGGTTTGCATAAAACGGGCTACAGAATTAGCTG ATAAAGTGTCTCGACTGAATTGCGATTATCTTGTATGCAACAATTGTGATGCTGAAATAGAAATTTCATCACCTCTG AAGAAACATATGAAAATGAAATCTACAGTAAAGTATGAAAAGAAGATAGAAGAGCTGAAGAACCTGTGCCAGCTCAAGACAGATGAATGCTATGAAGCTTGGATGTCATTAACAACTTCAAATGAACAACTAGAGAATGTCAGAATGGAACTCGACAACAAGTTCTTCCAGAATTTGAATTTAG ATAGGGCCCTGGAACAACAAGCTGCAAAGTTGAAAGACATTTCTACTAAATATCAGTGTGATAAGAGATTATGGGTTGATTCCATCATTGAgttggaaagaaaaataaag ATCATAAAGCAAGAGCATTCTCTGCTATCTAATAAGGCGCATGACTGTGCTGATTCAATTCCAGAATTAAACAAGATGATATTTGCTGTTCAAGCACTGG TGGCACAGTGTGAAGACCTAAAACTAAGGCTCAATGAGGAGCAGGCAATGAGGAAAAAGCTACATAACCAGATACAGGAAGCAAAAG GAAAGATCAGAGTGTTCTGTAGGTGCCGTCCATTAAGTGATGACGAGGCTTCAGCTGGGCATACAACGATTGTAGATTTTAGTGCAGCTAAGGATGGAGATATAGGGATACTTACAGGAAGCTCCatgaagaaaattttcaaatttgatcgaGTTTATACACCTAAGGATGATCAAG TTTCGGTGTTTGCAGATGCTTCCCCAGTGGTAACTTCGGTTTTAGATGGTTACAATGTCTGTATATTTGCATATGGGCAGACAGGAACTGGGAAGACTTTTACCATGGAAGGTACAGGACAAAATCGAGGAGTCAACTATAGGACTTTAGAGCAGTTGTTTAAATTAATCGAAGAGCGGAAAGAAATTTCTACCTTTAGTATATCTGTCAGTGTACTTGAAGTCTACAATGAGCAAATCAGAGACTTGCTTGCAACTGAACCAGCATCAAAAAG GTTGGGAATAAGGCAAGCTTCAGAGGGGTTTCATCATGTTCCTGGGATAGTGGAGGCTAAAGTTGAAAATATTAAGGAGGTTTGGAATGTGCTACAGGCTGGAAACAATGCAAGAGCTATAGGGTCAAACAATGTGAATGAGCATAGTAGCCGATCTCACTG CATGCTATGCATATTAGTTAAAGCAAAGAATTTGATCACTGGTGAGTGCACCAAGAGCAAATTATGGCTTTTGGATTTGGCCGGTAGTGAAAGGCTAGCAAAAACTGAAGTGCAAGGAGATCGGCTTAAGGAAGCCCAAAATATCAACAGATCACTTTCTGCTTTAGGAGATGTGATTTCTGCTTTGGCAAACAAAAGCAGCCACATCCCATATAG GAATTCCAAGCTCACACATCTACTCCAAGATTCCTTAG GAGGCGATTCTAAAACCTTGATGTTTGTACAAATCAGCCCTTCGGAGCAGGACTTAGGTGAGACCCTAAGTTCATTAAATTTTGCAAGTCGGGTCCGAGGAGTGGAGTTGGGTCCAACAAAGAAACAGGTTGACACAGCTGAGCTTCAAAAGTTGAAACAGATG CTTGACAAAGCCAAGCAAGAATTGAAATCAAAAGATGACGCTTTAAGAAAGTCAGTGGAGAACTTTCACAACTTAGAGGATAAAGCCAAAGCTAAGGGTCAACTTTGCAAAACCCAAGAAGAAAAGCTTAATGAACTTGAAAACCAGCTTTCATCCAAGGCAGAGTTATGTAAACAATTAGAGAGGCAGTTGTGGCAACTTTCAGAAAGAATGATGGAGAAGGAAGAAATTTGCTCAAATTCCCAGCTAAAG GTTGTGGAGCTCGAGAACAAACTGAAAGAGCATGTTCAGAATCAGACAGCATCCTTGTCTCTACAGAGAAAG GTGAAGAAGCTTGAAGACATTTTGAAAGAGAGAACACGGGAATTTGAGCTTCATTCAGGGACGCTTCAACAGAAG GTTAAAGAACTCGAAAACAAGTTGAAAATGGAAAGAGAAAGTGGAGGATCACAACAAAAG GGTAATGAACTTGAACAAAAGTTGAGGCAACACCAGGAACAGACAATGCGACCGGGATTATCATATTCTGCAGAGAAATCACAAGTCACACCCATTGAAACCATATATGGCATGAATCCTCCAACTAGAAGGAGCTTAAACTCAAATGGGAGAAGGATGAATGAGATGGGGTCAGACTTGTTGAAAGGAACGGAGTCGCTTAGAGAGTTGAGAAGGAAAAGACAGATCGAGAGCAAAGGGATTGAGAACAATGTGTTGCTATCGTCTGCTTTGGTGGAGAAGAAGGTATGGAGTGAAACAAACAAAGCAAGGCAAATTGAGCAGTGGCCATGTAGGATTACAAGGAGTGGGAAATCGGTAAATAGTGTTGAGAAAAGCTTCACCGGCAATAGAATCAACTGGGATCAGGGTAAAGAGCCCAGAGAGAGTAGCAATAAGTTGAAAATGTGGTTAAGATGA
- the LOC107905144 gene encoding protein CLT2, chloroplastic isoform X2, producing MVEKETIELWSNKNFRSSQKHGPLFPPVAKRDISLPPAFSSFSSQPFFLTMSFPLTSSFRSLPSHFAASFLFNSNSAKLQSPILMSLPQNPSSFPRHISRSFTRAPPNSSAVFRPNLRVRASSKTPNQATDAKLIAISSAVTITFAVANRVLYKLALVPMKEYPFFLAQFTTFGYVAIYFSILFLRYRAGIVANEMLSLPKSRFAAIGMLEALGVASGMASAAMLPGPAIPILNQTFLVWQLLFSAVLLGRRYSFNQIAGCLLVAVGVIVAVTSGSETSQVLSGIKLMWPGVMIASAAFQAGASIIKEFVFIDAAKRLNALFVLLLLPLLSNLKGIPFLELPSYLKSGAACFLNLGGETSGCEGAPLLPLLYIVTNMAFNISVLNLLKVSSAIVASLTVTLSVPLSIYILSLPLPYLPNGASLSPFFLFGSLILMSGLILYNIAQPSKAGSK from the exons ATGGTAGAAAAAGAAACGATTGAACTTTGGTCTAACAAAAATTTCCGTTCAAGTCAAAAACACGGACCATTGTTTCCGCCCGTAGCCAAACGAGACATTAGTCTGCCTCCTGCGTTCTCTTCTTTCTCCAGTCAACCTTTCTTCCTTACAATGTCCTTCCCCCTCACGTCGTCGTTTCGTTCGCTTCCCTCCCATTTTGCAGCTTCCTTCCTTTTCAACTCCAATTCAGCTAAGCTCCAATCTCCCATCTTAATGTCACTCCCTCAAAACCCTTCTTCATTTCCTCGCCATATTAGCCGTAGCTTCACCAGAGCTCCACCCAACAGCTCCGCCGTCTTCCGCCCAAACCTCAGAGTTCGCGCTTCAAGCAAAACGCCAAACCAGGCGACCGACGCTAAGCTAATCGCAATTAGCTCCGCCGTGACCATAACATTCGCCGTTGCTAATCGCGTTCTTTATAAGCTCGCACTTGTTCCCATGAAGGAGTACCCATTCTTTTTAGCTCAATTCACCACCTTCGG GTACGTGGCGATTTATTTTTCGATACTGTTTTTACGTTACCGGGCGGGGATCGTGGCTAATGAAATGTTAAGTTTGCCTAAATCTCGATTCGCTGCCATTGGTATGCTAGAAGCTCTTGGAGTTGCTAGTGGAATGGCTTCTGCAG CGATGCTTCCGGGACCAGCCATTCCGATATTGAATCAG ACTTTTTTAGTGTGGCAGCTCCTATTTTCAGCCGTTCTATTGGGGAGGAGGTATTCATTTAATCAAATTGCTGGCTGCTTGCTTGTAGCAGTAGGAGTAATAGTGGCTGTTACAAG CGGTTCAGAAACTAGCCAGGTGCTATCTGGAATTAAGCTTATGTGGCCAGGAGTAATGATAGCATCAGCAGCTTTTCAAGCTGGTGCATCTATTATTAAG GAATTTGTTTTTATTGATGCTGCAAAGCGCCTCAAT GCTCTCTTTGTGCTTCTTTTGCTGCCTTTGCTGTCAAATTTGAAAGGGATACCATTCTTGGAACTTCCTTCTTATCTAAAAAGTGGTGCTGCATGCTTTCTAAATCTAGGAGGTGAAACATCAG GTTGTGAAGGAGCTCCATTACTTCCACTACTTTACATAGTTACCAATATGGCTTTCAACATATCAGTGCTCAATCTGTTGAAAGTATCCTCCGCCATTGTTGCATCGCTCACTGTAACATTGTCAG TGCCCCTTTCGATTTACATTCTCTCTCTTCCATTGCCGTATCTCCCTAATGGTGCAAGCTTAAGTCCCTTTTTCCTGTTTGGTAGCTTAATTCTCATGTCCGGTCTTATTCTCTATAACATTGCACAACCTTCGAAGGCTGGCTCAAAATGA
- the LOC107905144 gene encoding protein CLT2, chloroplastic isoform X1: MVEKETIELWSNKNFRSSQKHGPLFPPVAKRDISLPPAFSSFSSQPFFLTMSFPLTSSFRSLPSHFAASFLFNSNSAKLQSPILMSLPQNPSSFPRHISRSFTRAPPNSSAVFRPNLRVRASSKTPNQATDAKLIAISSAVTITFAVANRVLYKLALVPMKEYPFFLAQFTTFGYVAIYFSILFLRYRAGIVANEMLSLPKSRFAAIGMLEALGVASGMASAAMLPGPAIPILNQTFLVWQLLFSAVLLGRRYSFNQIAGCLLVAVGVIVAVTSGSETSQVLSGIKLMWPGVMIASAAFQAGASIIKEFVFIDAAKRLNGKSLDIFVVNSFGSGFQALFVLLLLPLLSNLKGIPFLELPSYLKSGAACFLNLGGETSGCEGAPLLPLLYIVTNMAFNISVLNLLKVSSAIVASLTVTLSVPLSIYILSLPLPYLPNGASLSPFFLFGSLILMSGLILYNIAQPSKAGSK, from the exons ATGGTAGAAAAAGAAACGATTGAACTTTGGTCTAACAAAAATTTCCGTTCAAGTCAAAAACACGGACCATTGTTTCCGCCCGTAGCCAAACGAGACATTAGTCTGCCTCCTGCGTTCTCTTCTTTCTCCAGTCAACCTTTCTTCCTTACAATGTCCTTCCCCCTCACGTCGTCGTTTCGTTCGCTTCCCTCCCATTTTGCAGCTTCCTTCCTTTTCAACTCCAATTCAGCTAAGCTCCAATCTCCCATCTTAATGTCACTCCCTCAAAACCCTTCTTCATTTCCTCGCCATATTAGCCGTAGCTTCACCAGAGCTCCACCCAACAGCTCCGCCGTCTTCCGCCCAAACCTCAGAGTTCGCGCTTCAAGCAAAACGCCAAACCAGGCGACCGACGCTAAGCTAATCGCAATTAGCTCCGCCGTGACCATAACATTCGCCGTTGCTAATCGCGTTCTTTATAAGCTCGCACTTGTTCCCATGAAGGAGTACCCATTCTTTTTAGCTCAATTCACCACCTTCGG GTACGTGGCGATTTATTTTTCGATACTGTTTTTACGTTACCGGGCGGGGATCGTGGCTAATGAAATGTTAAGTTTGCCTAAATCTCGATTCGCTGCCATTGGTATGCTAGAAGCTCTTGGAGTTGCTAGTGGAATGGCTTCTGCAG CGATGCTTCCGGGACCAGCCATTCCGATATTGAATCAG ACTTTTTTAGTGTGGCAGCTCCTATTTTCAGCCGTTCTATTGGGGAGGAGGTATTCATTTAATCAAATTGCTGGCTGCTTGCTTGTAGCAGTAGGAGTAATAGTGGCTGTTACAAG CGGTTCAGAAACTAGCCAGGTGCTATCTGGAATTAAGCTTATGTGGCCAGGAGTAATGATAGCATCAGCAGCTTTTCAAGCTGGTGCATCTATTATTAAG GAATTTGTTTTTATTGATGCTGCAAAGCGCCTCAAT GGGAAGTCACTTGATATATTTGTTGTCAATTCTTTTGGATCTGGATTTCAG GCTCTCTTTGTGCTTCTTTTGCTGCCTTTGCTGTCAAATTTGAAAGGGATACCATTCTTGGAACTTCCTTCTTATCTAAAAAGTGGTGCTGCATGCTTTCTAAATCTAGGAGGTGAAACATCAG GTTGTGAAGGAGCTCCATTACTTCCACTACTTTACATAGTTACCAATATGGCTTTCAACATATCAGTGCTCAATCTGTTGAAAGTATCCTCCGCCATTGTTGCATCGCTCACTGTAACATTGTCAG TGCCCCTTTCGATTTACATTCTCTCTCTTCCATTGCCGTATCTCCCTAATGGTGCAAGCTTAAGTCCCTTTTTCCTGTTTGGTAGCTTAATTCTCATGTCCGGTCTTATTCTCTATAACATTGCACAACCTTCGAAGGCTGGCTCAAAATGA
- the LOC107905145 gene encoding neuroguidin, which translates to MEEISNRNENERLRRESIQLATVLKEMKSGLDVVTTKIQALTAKVKANNFPTTDGISYLEAKHLLLLNYCQSLVYYLLRKAKGYSIEGHPVVRSLVEIRLFLEKIRPIDKKLQYQIQKLTRVSGSATQQQGASNEASDGREKTQDPLTYRPNPDMLISKADMIPDDGTGVYRPPKFAPAVVEEDQKMSREERNALRREKETLRKASRSGFIREMMDDLEGKPEEVREIIGPESRELTRYMEKMERRAQQEEELFTRAPVTKMDKKIEKHLKKSRNGLLGLTDSFYDEIKTLPLGGDTNEQPTVFGNGSSGMGKIKKRKRKH; encoded by the exons ATGGAAGAGATTAGCAACAGAAACGAGAATGAAAGGTTAAGAAG GGAATCTATCCAATTAGCTACGGTGTTGAAAGAAATGAAATCAGGCTTAGATGTAGTGACTACCAAAATACAGGCTTTAACTGCTAAG GTGAAAGCAAATAATTTCCCAACTACGGATGGGATAAGTTATTTGGAAGCCAAGCATTTGTTGCTTCTAAACTATTGTCAATCACTTGTGTATTATTTACTTCGCAAGGCAAAAGGGTATTCAATTGAGGGACATCCTGTTGTTAGGAGTCTTGTTGAGATTAGATTGTTTCTTGAAAAG ATTAGGCCAATTGACAAAAAACTTCAGTACCAAATTCAAAAGCTTACAAGGGTTAGTGGGAGTGCAACGCAGCAACAAGGAGCTTCAAATGAAGCATCAGATGGACGTGAGAAGACACAGGATCCATTGACTTATCGCCCGAATCCAGATATGCTTATTAGTAAAGCAGATATGATACCAGAT GATGGTACTGGTGTCTATAGACCACCCAAATTCGCTCCTGCAGTTGTGGAAGAGGATCAAAAGATGTCGAGAGAGGAGAGGAATGCTTTAAGGAGGGAAAAAGAAACTTTGCGAAAAGCTTCAAGGAGTGGTTTTATTAGGGAAATGATGGATGATTTAGAAGGAAAACCTGAAGAG gttagagaaattattggaCCTGAAAGTAGAGAACTCACTAGATATATGGAAAAGATGGAAAGGCGTGCGCAGCAAGAGGAAGAACTTTTCACTCGTGCTCCCGtcacaaagatggacaaaaagaTAGAGAAACACTTGAAGAAGTCAAGAAATGG GTTGCTTGGTCTGACAGACAGTTTCTATGATGAAATTAAAACATTACCGTTGGGGGGTGATACCAATGAGCAACCAACAGTCTTCGGTAATGGTAGCAGTGGAATGGGGAAGATAAAAAAGCGCAAG AGGAAACATTAA